The Candidatus Marinimicrobia bacterium CG08_land_8_20_14_0_20_45_22 genomic sequence AGGCAGATTAAAATTATATCAATCAGCGAAAAACATTCGGCGGCGGTGTATAAAATTTTTGAGGAAATCCGCGAAGGCGGTGTGCGTGCCGAGGCGGATGTGAGAAACCTCAGTCTAAATAAAAAAATAAGAGAGGCGCTCGCCGAGCATATTCCTTACATCGGCATCATCGGAGATAGCGAATCGCAGAGTGGCGATGTGACCATAAGGGACAGAAAAGCCAATATCGGCAGATGTACATCAGGCAAACTTATAGAGAAGTTTGAGGAAAGCGCCGTGAAACATCTAACAAAACTTGATTTGTAAAGGAAAATGCAACCTACGATTTTGATTTTATAGGGTGGGGGCTTGACAAAAAGGTAAAAATCTACTATAATAGTTAGAAATGTTAGATATATTGGAAAATCTAAAAGAAAAGGCGCGCCGGAAACAATACAGGATTATTTTCCCCGAAGGCGATGACGAAAGAGTGATTCAGGCGGCTCAGGAAATAAAAAAACAAAAAATAGCCCAACCCGTTCTTGTGCGCAAAACGTCTCTGCCCGGCATTGAGTGCCTCAGTCCCGATAACGACTCCGGAATGGCGAGTTATATAGATAAGTTTTTTGAAGACAATAGGAAAAAAATGGTATCCAGAGATGAAGCCGCCGAATTGGCGCGTTCCCCTCTTTATTATTCCGCAATCAAACTCGCAGACGGCGCCGTAGATGGTTTTGTGGGCGGTGCGGCCAATTCGACCTCACTTACAGTGCGAGCTCTTCTCAAATGTGTGGGCGTTGCGCGCATAGATGCCGGCAGCGGGCTTTTATCCAGTTTTTTCTTAATGTTGCGTGGGGAGAGATTTTTCCTTTTTGCCGACTGCGCCATTATGCCGGATCCTGACTCTGCGCAAATTGCGGAAATCACTATTCAGACAGCCGCATCCTGCAGGGCTTTCACAGGAAATGAGCCGAAAATCGCTTTGCTTTCATTTTCAACACACGGTTCTGCCAAATCAAGTTCCGTCTCAAAAGTCAGGCGCGCCGCTGAAATTCTGAAAGAGAGAAAACCGGATTTTGAATTTACGGGGGAAATACAGGCGGACGCCGCAATTGTTCCGGACATCGCCTTCAGTAAGACAAAAGGTCAATGGAGCGGCGGAGCGAATGTTCTCATATTCCCGAATCTTGACAGCGGCAACATTGCGTATAAACTGGTTGAGCGACTCGCAGGATACTCTGCAATCGGCCCGGTTATACAGGGCCTGAGAAAACCCGGTAATGACCTTTCGCGTGGATGTTCAAAATTTGATATAATAAATGTCACCGCTATGACCGCCGTTCAGTGCAGTATGGCAGAGGCAAGATGACGACTAAGGAAGAACAGAAATTAGGTAAAAAGCGCTTAGGCGACCTTTTGGTTGACGTCGGCATAATTTCCGCGGAACAGCTTCAAGCGGCTCTTCAGGAACAGAAAGAAAGAGGCGGCAAACTCGGCCAGATACTTATGGCGATGGGTTTTATTACGGAGGACGTTCTGCTCGCCTTCCTCGGGAAACAGTGTAATGTTTCCTATGTAAGTTTGAACGAATACGGCGAAATTCCGGAAAATGTGATTCAGCTTGTGCCCGAAACCATTGTTCGTCACCAGAAACTCATACCGATATCTCTTGAAGGCGGTGAGCTTACGATAGCAATGAGCGACCCCGCGAATGTCTTTGCGGTGGATGATCTCAAAATGATGACCGGACGAAATATCAGGGTTGTCATCGCCAGCGAAGCCGAAATTAAAAACGCGATTGACAAATATTACGGCGCAAAGGGCTCAATGGCGGACATCCTCAGGGAAATTGACCAGCCCGGAGGCATTGATGAAGATGTGGAACTTGTTAAAGAAGAGGACAGAGGGTCCGATATTATAGCCCTTGAAGCCCAGGGGGAAGACGCTCCGGTTATTAAAATCGTCAATCTCATTTTAAGCGGAGCCGTAGCCGCTGGCGCCAGCGACGTGCACATAGAGCCGTTTGAAACGTCTCTTCGCGTAAGATACAGGATTGACGGCGTCCTTCACGAAGTGACCGCCCCCCCGAAAAAACTGCAGAACGCTCTTGCCAGCCGTCTGAAAATCATGGCGAAACTTGACATTGCCGAACACCGTCTTCCGCAGGACGGTAGAATAAAAATAAGGGTTCAAAACAAGGGCGTGGACCTGCGTGTTTCGGTTCTGCCGACGGCTTTCGGAGAAAAAGTCGTTATGCGTCTTCTTGACCCCGAATCGCTTAAGCTCGACCTGACACTGCTCGGCTTTGATGAGGATTCACTTAAAATATATCAGAAAAATATTGACATTCCCTACGGTATTATTCTTGTAACAGGTCCTACAGGGAGCGGGAAATCAACGACTTTGTATTCGACTCTTTCAATGCTCAACAAGTCCGAGGTAAACATTATCACGATTGAAGACCCTGTTGAATACGTGCTTGAAGGAATAAATCAGGTGCAGGCAAATGCCGAAATAGGCCTTACCTTCGCGGAAGGTCTGAAGTCATTTCTCAGGCAGGATCCCGACATCATAATGGTCGGTGAAATCCGCGACACCGAAACCGCTGAGATTGCGATTAATGCGGCTCTCACCGGGCATCTCGTTTTTTCCACTCTCCACACAAA encodes the following:
- a CDS encoding phosphate acetyltransferase translates to MLDILENLKEKARRKQYRIIFPEGDDERVIQAAQEIKKQKIAQPVLVRKTSLPGIECLSPDNDSGMASYIDKFFEDNRKKMVSRDEAAELARSPLYYSAIKLADGAVDGFVGGAANSTSLTVRALLKCVGVARIDAGSGLLSSFFLMLRGERFFLFADCAIMPDPDSAQIAEITIQTAASCRAFTGNEPKIALLSFSTHGSAKSSSVSKVRRAAEILKERKPDFEFTGEIQADAAIVPDIAFSKTKGQWSGGANVLIFPNLDSGNIAYKLVERLAGYSAIGPVIQGLRKPGNDLSRGCSKFDIINVTAMTAVQCSMAEAR
- a CDS encoding type II secretion system protein GspE — protein: MTTKEEQKLGKKRLGDLLVDVGIISAEQLQAALQEQKERGGKLGQILMAMGFITEDVLLAFLGKQCNVSYVSLNEYGEIPENVIQLVPETIVRHQKLIPISLEGGELTIAMSDPANVFAVDDLKMMTGRNIRVVIASEAEIKNAIDKYYGAKGSMADILREIDQPGGIDEDVELVKEEDRGSDIIALEAQGEDAPVIKIVNLILSGAVAAGASDVHIEPFETSLRVRYRIDGVLHEVTAPPKKLQNALASRLKIMAKLDIAEHRLPQDGRIKIRVQNKGVDLRVSVLPTAFGEKVVMRLLDPESLKLDLTLLGFDEDSLKIYQKNIDIPYGIILVTGPTGSGKSTTLYSTLSMLNKSEVNIITIEDPVEYVLEGINQVQANAEIGLTFAEGLKSFLRQDPDIIMVGEIRDTETAEIAINAALTGHLVFSTLHTNDAPGAMTRLNNMGIEPFLTTSTVAMVIAQRLVRLVCPRCKEEFEIEYDKIKHLGITPEMVDGKAKVKLTRGTGCDFCSNTGYKGRAACYEVMEVNDKLRDLILERAPTHLIKQLARENGMKTLREAALIKLLNGVTTLEEVMRVTFTDTEGNA